The nucleotide sequence AATGAAACAAATGATGCATTTTGTACTTTGCGTGAAGCGATCAAAGCGGCTAATACGAACACAAGTTATAACGGCTGCGTGTCCGGTAGCGGGACAGATACCATTGTG is from Gammaproteobacteria bacterium and encodes:
- a CDS encoding CSLREA domain-containing protein; the encoded protein is MRVIHLCVLVLSLCAGSVQAATIMVNSSLDNETNDAFCTLREAIKAANTNTSYNGCVSGSGTDTIV